In the genome of Arachis hypogaea cultivar Tifrunner chromosome 9, arahy.Tifrunner.gnm2.J5K5, whole genome shotgun sequence, the window attgtaaatacaaaattattttcataaataattataaaaaataaacatatttttataatttttttattattgtgataaaaatatatatttttacaataaaaaattaaaataaaattattttaatctaataatctcaaaaataaaaaaattcacaacCAAATAGCAAGAACAAATCCTCAATTATTCGTACAAATCCCTAATTGTTCATATGAGAACATAAATATTCAATTCTAATATAATAATCGACATGGAATTTCAGGTTGAGATCTGAAAAATTGAGGTTTCGTCAATTCGATgacaaaagaaagaaataataatttctgGGTACTGTTCCAATTATCTCTCAACATTCAGtatgactttttttttattaacaactaAGTTGGCTATTTTTTGAGGTTTATAAAAGGTGTTGCATTTTTTTTGGGGTTGAAATCGCAGATAAAAAGGTCGCATTCAAATGGAAATTTGTTTCTTCATATGAACAATTAGGAATTTATATTTTGAGATGAATAATTAGAGACTTGTTTTGCTTCTTTGGCTGTGATTTCTTTTAGATGATTATATTAAgatgatttgattttaattttttattgtataaagattttttttatcaccacactaaattagttttttaacaaaaaaataaaaaaatatatttgtcttcttataattatttataagaatattttaatgcatataatgatataatatttttttaaaaaataaatacagacaaaaataaatataaggattaagtacgattttagtttttaatgtataggctaaaaattttttttatctttaacctTTTTTCACATACAAAATCGTCTCcaaaatttaacttaattttaatatcgtcatttttatttaaattttataatttatgaccaaaatatttttaataaaaaataataaaataaaataagaaggaaaaaaaagaaagggaacAACGAGAGGGAAAAAAAGAAGGgggaggggaagggaagaaaggggaagaaaatgTGGTGATGTCCCTGTGATGGAGAGGATGGACACCACACACACGGAtaaaacaaagggaaaaaaaacaaaaagaagagaaagagaagaacagAGAGGgagaaaagaggagaaggagaaatagagagcaagagaggagaaagggagaagagagagattggAAGGGAGAGGGAGACCGCATTCAGTGTCCCCGCTGCCACGCCCTGCCATCGTCCATCCAGTTCAACCATCGCCGAGCCATTGCTGAAGAGAGAGAGGGACGCGCAAAGTTCAAGAGGAGAGAGAGGGCCAATCTGCTGCTCTTCCTCTGGTTccattgttcttttgcaattctgattctaaTTTCATTCTTCTGCTTctgatttttattattgttgttgattattttgcatttgtttctatttttgtttgtttttcggATTGAGAGAGATGGTGATAGTTTATCTTCTCCTCTTGTCTTCTGCTGTTGCTGCTAGTTAAAATTGTTCTATTGCTGCTAGTTAAAATTGTTATGTTGTTGCTgttgctattttttattatattggcTATGCTtttgatttcattgttgttgctaATATTGtaacgaagaagaagaacaagaaaaagaaaaagagatgttGCTGTAATGGAGAAAAAGGAAATTGAgtattttgagtattttggtgaagaaGGAGAAGTGTATTTTGgtccgaaggacgattttaaaattaagttaaaccttggggacgattttgtatgcaaaaaaaagaTTAGGAACGAAAATTTTTTTCGATCTATACCTTaaagaccaaaatcatacttaaccctaaatATAACCtactgatgcatgagcatcttagcTAGTTTAATAAGATGTTTTTGCTAGTTTAGAACTTAGTTTTATACATTTCTTAAGTAATAAGCAAGCACTTACATACATTATTTTGCATGCATGAGTACATCAAAAGTGTGGTTGTTTCATGAGGATAAGACAGCAAAGAAGGTAGGAAGTAGTGTCAAGGAATTTGGTGGATCATGAACTTCATTACATTAGAACAACTTGCATGAAATTATGAATTGgcaaactttgatgcactctgtttGGTTAAGTGCAGGAGAAGCAGAGATGGGAAGAATGGACCCTCTCGAGGATGCTTGCATGCAAGCTTGCACAAGCAAGCACCAGCCCAAGAAGCCACGCTCACATTCCAGTGCTCAGTGGCAAGCGCACTGCTCCCCTGGAGCATGTACGCTTACCCTCAACGCTCTCATGCTGGTGCTCTTGGTAGGCGCTCCCATGAGAGCGCCCACCAAGAGCACCAGCACCATAGGCCTCAGCGCTCCCCACCAGTGCTTGCTGCCAAGAGCATCAACACAAGCCCTTGTAGCGCTCTCCAACAGTGCTTGCCTTAGCGCTCCCTAATGGAGGAAGACTTTCCTACTAATTctccaaagaagaagaaatcaaAGAACAAGGAAAAAAAAAGCCTTCAGATCTGCATGGCACTCCCTCCCTGACTTCATTTGGTTGCATGTTGGAGAAGGAATTTTGAGCTTCCAGCTTTATGGAACCTTCTGATAGATACCAAGTTGGGACTTGTTAAGATGCCTTTGAAGAACACCTTGCTACGGGTTTAGAGAATGCTCCTCCGCTAGGCTACCTACGTCCAAGATGCTGAAGTGGAAATTTCAAACCTTCGCTCTGAGTTTGTGACGAAGGATAAAGAAATTGATAATGCTAACTCTCAAATTAAGAGCTTGAATGACTTAATGGCTGCTCTTCAAGAGAAGCACATCACCCTTCAAGATGAGGTTAAGAGCATGGAGGAGGCAAAGTTTTCTTCTGATTCGAAGGTGGAGAATCTGAAGAAACAAGTTTCTGAGCTCATGCCATAAATTGAAACCTTCAACACATAAGTCAGGTGAGATGAGCGTGTTGCTGTGGATGGGGTGTTTCATGCTGAAAAAAATATCCTTGACCAGATCAAACTCTTAAACTCCCGACTTGGAAGTCTCTGAAATTAGTGCTTTCAAGAAAGTGGTGGATGGGAAGGTTATTGAGATTTTATAATTTCTCTTTAAATTTTCTAAGTATTTTGAACTGTGtagtttgttttgttttggtAAACAAGTACTTTTCCCGCTTTCTTGGGAGGTAGTTAGTTCTATTAAAACTATATTTGACTAGGCTAAGTCGTCACAACTTTATTGTCTTTTAAAGTTTATAATTGCGCTTTTACATTTACCATTTTTCCGATAGTAGCATTTATCGTGCTTTTACTACCACTTATACGGCTGTAGCAATAAATAACTTTTATTTTGCCGTTGTTTTGGATTCAAcacttaaaatatattaatatttaatatctaTGCTCGTTAAATAAGCAATAATAACATAAACATATGCAATGGAATAACAATTCCTAAATCATGTTGTGTTATTCAAgtacaaaaattttgaaaataagaagGCCTCATTATAAACCTAAATCCATGAAAAAAAGTGCCTTTATTCTAACATGGGAAGCTCCTAAGAGTAATACCTTTTAAATGAACAACATTCTATGTTCTTAATACCTCGGAACCATCTAAGTTTTCTACCTTGTATGCCCTTTTGCCCAGATTCTCTTGAACCCTAAAGGGCTATTTCCAAGTTGGTGCTAACATTCCTTGAGATTCTGAGGTCCCTACGCCAGCTTGCTTAAGTACCAAGTCCCCTGCTCGGAAACTCCTTGGTCTGACTTTAGTATTATACCTCTTCGTAACCTTTTGCTTTAATTCTTGTTCAGCTAAATTGGCCGCTACCTTGACCTCGTCAACGAGGTCAAGATTTTCATGATGCTCCGTGCTCTCGAGAAGCAATCTTGGACTAGGCTTTTCATTTTTCACCGAGATCACTGCTTCCTCACCATAAGAAAGTTTGAATAGTGTTTCACCAGTAATAGATTGAATTGTAATGCAATAAGACCATAATATTGACCATAACTGGTAAGCCCATGAGCTCAGAGAGTCATCTAGTCGCTTCTTTAATCCTTTCAAGATTATCTTGTTTGTGACATTAGCCTGTCCATTTGCTTGAGGATTCTCTACTAAAGCAAAGAGTTGGTAAATTTCTAGTCCACTCAAAAGATCACAAAACTTAGAATGTGAACTATGTCCCATTATCCGTAACGATGACCTCGGAAATTTCGAAACTCGTGAGTACCTCTCTCCATgcaaacttccgatattgagttAACGTAATGCTTGCTAATGGCATAGCTTCAATCCACTTTGTAAAATAATTTATTGCTACTATTAAGTATTTGACTTGGCTAGGACATTGAGGAAATGTCCCCAACAAATCCATTCTCCACTTTGCAAATAGTTTTGTCGAAATGACGGAAACAAGTTCATGAGGTGGGGTTTGATGAAGATTTCCATTGAGTTGGAATTTTTAATACTTCTTCACATACTccatgacatctttgataatggTGGGCCAATAGTATCCGGCTCTGATGACTTTTTGAGCTAATGACTTCCCACCTAAGTGATGTCCACAGCACCCTTCATGAATTTCCTGCACACATACATTGTTTGTTGAGGATTTAAACACTTCAGCAATGATTGTGACACCCTTCTTTTATATAACTGTCCAATTATTATGGTGAATTTAATTGCTTTTAATAAAAActttttagcatttttaacaTTACTAGGAAAAATTCCATGTTCCTAATACATGCATATGGGATCTATCCAAGTACTAACGTCACTGGAATGCAAAATTGTAACGTCAGACATGAAGGCTCTGAAAGCACCTCTTATATTAATCTAGGATTTCCACTTCCAGGTTTAGTACTTGCTAATTTTGATAACACGTGTTTTATTCCCTTGACACATGTTTAatacaaaagaaataaaataattttacctcCTGCTCCACCTTTTTCAAGTACAGTTGTAATAGTGGATCCTTTGCTTGATATTCGCCATTAAATTGGGATGTTACTATTTATGAATCACTAAATACAGTGATTTCCATTGCGCTGACATCCCGAACTAACGACAATCCTACAAGTAAAGTTTTGTACTCAACTTGATTATTCAAAAtggaaaaatcaaatttaatggaGGCTTCAACCACCATGTCATGTCCTTTAGTTAGGATGAGATCGACAACTCAATTTTTCACATTAGAAGCTCCATCGATGTGGATTTCCCATCTCGGGATATTGGAACCCGAACGAGTCATCTCAGCTAAAAAAAATCAACCATCACTTGAGCCTTAATGGCAGAGTGTGGCTCATATTGTATATCAACTAGAGATAATTCTATAGACCAAATCATTATTGCTTTTGCAAAAATTTCTTAATCGGTTGGTCGGTTCACACTAGAATTAAATAATTTTGAAAGTATTGACGTAACTGACATGAGTAAAGCAAAAGCTAACTTTTATAATTTCGAGTATCTTAGTTCAAGACCTTGAAAGAACTTACTAATAAAATATACAAGGTGTTGACGTTTACTTTCATCCTCTAGAACTAGGGTTGAAGCCACAGTTTCCTCAGTTACTGACAAGTACATATATAGGGTTTCCCAGGTTCTAGTTTTTCTAGGACGGAGGGATatgacaataaatttttaaaatattggaAAGACATCTCACACTCTTCTCTCCATAAAAATTCCACACATTTTCTCATCAAATTAAAAAATGGCCTCGTTTTTTCAATAGAAGCTCCTAAAAACCTTGATAAAACGGCTAACCAACCTGTCAACCTTTGGACCTTTTTGAGATTCTAAGGATACAACACATCTAGTATAGCTCGACATTTTTCAGGATTAGCCCCTATTCTCTTTTAGATTACCATAAAGCCTAAAAATGTACTTCTCTAGACTCCAAAAGTACACTTCGTTGGATTCAACCTCATCTGGTGAAGTTGGAGGCAATAAAAAATCTATTGTAGGCTAGCTATCAAGTCGGAATctttattagttttgattaacATGTTGTCAATATAGACTTCCATATTCCTTCCGATTTGCTGCTTAAACACTTTGGCCATCAATTTTTTATAGGTGGCACCTTCATTTTTGAAACCGAAAAGCATTACAGTATAACAAGAAATCCCTTCAGAGGTGATAAAAGCAGTTTTATGTTCATCAGGATTATGCATAATTATTTGATTATACCCACTATAAGCATCTAAAAAACTTAATATCCGATATCTCAAAGCCGAATCAATCATGTTATCAATGTTAGGCAAGGGAAGaaatcttttgggcaggcttgatacccatttttagagtttatcatgtgcttaatctagtggattttatccattattcttacatttattcatataattcgcatgttttacgttttccttcctaattttgtgctatgattgaaaacatgcttctttggccttatatttgctaatattaatcctctcttattaccatttgatactgtgatatgtgtgttaagtgtttttagagattacagagcaggaatgacttagaggatggaaagaaagcatgcaaaagtggaaggaatacaagaaactgaaggaactgcaaagctgtcagccctgatatcttcgcactcaaatgatcataacttgagctacaaatgtccaaatgaggcggttttagttgcgttggaaagctaacattcaggacttcacaacaatatataatttgccatagtttcctagCTGTTGGGCGACACACACGTGTGAatcatgcgtacacgtgacctaGCAAAAgttcaatccatgcgtacgcgtgaacgacgcgtacgcgtgacatgcggaCGTGCTAGACATATCAGAAATCACTGgaagcaatttctgggctattgtTGACCCAAATTTTgatccagaaaacacagattagaggctacagagtgtgGGAATCAGGGGATTCattcacttctcattattcacaattgaGGTTTTAGaggtagtttttagagagagaggctttctcctctctctaggttttaggatttaggatttctcttctaggatttaggatttctcttctactcttattgattACCCATtgttattactttagtttgtgaacttttgatgttagattcaatttccatattaatacaattgattgttttgattttattatctcttattgcttttctatgtttttatgttatgccctcCAAGTACTTGACAAAATGcttagaaggatgttagagtaggattctatgttcttggcttggttcagtaattggtaatacttgagttatcaaactcctctgttgattgataattgaacgttgctgattgatttggattccactaaagctagtctttccttaggagttgactaggacttgaagaatcaaattgattagtccacttgactttccttcattcattgagggttaactaagtgggagcaatgaataattctcatcataattgataaggataactaggatagaattttcagttctcataccttgccaagagcttttctagttattagtttattctgtttgcaatttactttttcttattctcttatccaaaacccccaaaacatgcttttccataaccaattacaagcatacttccctgcaattccttgagagacgacccaaggtttaaatacttcagttatcaattctattagggatttgttacttgtgacaaccaagttgttgtacgaaaggatttttgttggtttagaaactatacttacaacgtgattacttttgtgaattctttactagcaaaaccccgttcgtcaaaatggcgccgttgccggggaattgcaaacatatgccttattattggttattgtaaatatttgtttttacttatttatttgtttttgtttttaatttttattagctactatgaattctcacccctgtcgctatgagtttggttccaatgttgttgtagggaatggaagctataatgagaatgtgcatcaaggttgggacaatcaaagatgggaggagccacaaggatttgatcaaccctcttggcaacaaccccctccaatgcgctataaccaacaaccattccatgatgcataccaagacaatagttatgatggacccccttgtagttaccaataagccccaccatatgcctgtgaaccccctcctcaacattgctttgaaccaccatactcacaagcctttttccaccattcacctccatatgactctaatccttatccaccacacccagaaccaccacctcaatattcaccatctccatatccttatcaagaagaaccagctCCGTactatgagccctttctcccaacacaCTCATCTCCAaaatcattggtctcacctctacactccaaaatcttatatctcaCATGAACCAActctctacctccaatattcaatcCTCAAGCTTTAGCACAGCACCACCCTCCAtgaaagagcacccacatccattaatctaagagcaagatgatcccaattatactatagacatggaacaagagagaagggatcatcttaggGAGGCAATCATAATGGATCGGTTACACGCGGCCTTATTTCAAAgggagcaagaggaggcccaaaatgtggaggtaggagagacccttgaatataaaggagtagttgaagggagttgtcatagaaagaaaatcatcaaggaggagtatgATTTTATGCTAAAACAACTGGATGAAGCTGCAATAGTTAAAAAGGAAGTGGTTGACGACTTAGGAGATGTAGAACCTCCATGAaaaactcaagtcatagagcctccttctaagGCACTTGAAATTGATGtcgaggagggtgtacaacttccaaggcatatcatggttgaagacttggaagaggttgatcatgAGATGGAGATTCAAAAAGAAGAatcacaacctcccatgcccttggcaagcaatgaagaagaaattgaattggaagaaagctaccaagaggaagaggttgaaattgaagaagcttgtaaagaggtggagtAATTTCAAGAGGAGCACCatggagtggagcttgcaaggtCATTAGAAACACATCTTCtgaagccattaccatccaatacaacattcaagtgggtaaaattcttatccttaacctttactttcccacttgaatatgggctattagagacggatggtcaacttagagctctttgtggcattaagagtaagaagaagatggttcgtggtaagagttgtcctgcaaggtttaatatggttgcatgctccaaattgaagtgtaaggtttggtgtaaagctcaattaaATGGGTTTAGGAAGTTGTTtagacgcttcagtgagaattcaaattgcttgccacccggttggagcAATAATAATgaacacaaagacgggtgtaaaagcaaggtttgggaccccggaattcattccaacagTCATCACTCTTGGGCCTTGTCACCTGCTttgacttgcttgaaggctttatgcgcctagtttgggaccccgaaggctattggaattacaagcattggtggggattctaggaagagttcaagcacaagccaccatgacaaggaactcaccaattgtccaacttaaggactttaactaaaagtgttaggtgggagacaatccaccatggtatgattgttcttttctctctttttggttttctttttagtgactcttctcattattagtacatatagtttgcatcttcatctacatattgcataaaaaaatagaaagttgCGTGGAAACTGTACAGAAAGTGTGCCAATCGCACAAGcatcaccacgcgtacgcgtccctcacgcgtacgcgtcatatgagaaattggcactccacgcgtacgcgtcaatgacgcgcacacgtgacctTGTGAATTCGACGTAAAAGGTGTGTTGGCCGAAAGTTAGGCTGGCTTGGTGATGGCTCTGCGCCCAAGCCACAAattgcatcacgcgtacgcgtcattttcaaATTATATGCTTCCACGCGTGCACGAGCCTGGGCGCACGCGTCATATAACATTTTGGCACATATCCCAAAATGTTCAGAGGGTTGTGCGAGCGCCACGATACCCTCGCGCGAGTAGCACAAAcatagtcatgcgtacgcgtgaccgatgctTACGCGTCGCCTCCCTCTCCGCgcatcccacgcgtacgcgtcgtgcaAAAAACATCCACAGCACCCTGCGCAGCCCTGTttttcatatcttatcttttcttttctaacttctttcttctttcctccttttttatttttctttcttctttattctccattctttttcttcttctctctttactcttttctcattctttcctcCTTTCCCACTCTCTTCTCCTCCTCTCTCATCcttatttcctttcttttcttctatttgttACATTTGCATACTCGCATTCATGGCATTTTAAATTCATtgtttcttctccctttcttttctatatttgctATTTTCACCTTGGTGTTAAATTTCTCTTACTCAACTGTTgcatatttcttgcattatttttggtgatccttgacttgtttgctatttagttgacatgccctttgcttctattgttttctcacttgcatgttgtagctaccatgtaattgagaaccTTATTTgacattagcccccgcctatgttctattttctTTGATATCGTTGTTCTAGGCTTAATTTTCCctatttttctctccttttaggctggccaccaaagaAGGGTACAGGAAGAGTCTACATGGGGGTGACAAACAAGTTCATCTGCACAATCattagagaaaagcatcagttggagtcactgtccacttgtacatctcagcaagcaccgaagacggtgcaatctttaagtgtggggaggtcgataccgatctcgtGGGTTAAtcactttcttttcaacaccaatttttatctttctttgttagtttattgttgcatttgcatgattgattgcatatttatttgatttggtgcatattttaccactacttggttgaagtaataatttctttttttcaagaaactattttatagcatttcactaatttgaattaaaatttttgctaaacttGTTGGAagaaatgtattttggaacatggtttagagctcgaacacacagccttgtgagattttgagcttaattaaatggttacattatttaaccataatatctTATTcttgtgtgtgttgttctctctaaaattgtgatctttgtcttgcttgattctatattttcattgtttgatgtatgcatgcacttatatgattgaggcctttgtttcactgagcttacatacccatatggccttaccctttcattatcctttgcaaaccaatttgagcctattttaccccatttgttctttacttcagctcatcactaactctaagcggaaaacaataatgtccttagtttgaattcttggttagcttagactagtgacagTGCTCACGAATTACGTGTGGAGAAATTGGGTTTgccaatatttggtttgagaattggatgttgtatattcttgtgaaaatgtgaaaaatgttgaggacatgtttatgcatgcaatactttaatcatatgcattgtgaaaaacaaaaggaaagaaaagagaaatagaaaaaaatgcgaaaaagaaaagaaaataaaagaaaaaagcaaataataaaaaggggacaaaatgccccaagttaagtaataatatcaattcatatgagttgtacttaaatttgggatgcatgaatgtgtggtaaacatagttaatgggcagttaaatcttgcattgtaattacatggattgtcttaagttaggtagaaagtttaggttaattaaggattcagattttagtccacttggccaaatacaatcctaccttgaccctaaccccattacaagcctcaaaagacctcttgatttgtgtattggtgcattaaatttttgttgattgttagatgaagagcaagccttagaaagcaagattagtagagaattgagagaatcgaatcttaaacacttgagtgattagagtgtatacacttttgGTGAGGAtttgatgctcgattctttgttcccggctttcatgagctatcttcttcttgcaagttatttgtacttcatttttatgatttgaattagtggaatccaattcattttttgttcttgaagatttatttacttttaaccaagtaggtaaaagcactttgcatttagttgcattcatataaataggttgcatttcatacactctaccattcctcttcactcttttagttctcttgaacttaacatgaggacatgctaatgtttaagtgttgggaggttgataaaccccattagGAATGGCAACGGGTCTCCATGGGGACGGGGACATAGCCCCCGCCCCCCGCCCCGTGACCCCAAAAGCCTCCCCGTCCCTGCCCCATATCTGTGACGGGTAACGGGGACCCGTATCCACCAGATATCCGTATCTCCACGGGTATCCACGaattaaaaaaaactgaaaaaaatcaaagatcaaagatCAGAGCCCATAAACATAACCATTATGAGGCCATGAacataaccaaaaccaaaatttaGAGGCCATGAACATAACCAAAGTTAAAAATATAACCAAAACTCTATCCCAAAAATCAGTACAAAGAACACATCGTTCATAACAAAAAAATcagatgaaaaaataaataagttcagaGAAAAAATAAACCAGTTCAGATccaaagaaaaaatcaaaggacgGAGGCTCTAATAACTACACAAAGGGCAACGGTACAAAGAACACATCATTCATAACAAAAAAATCTAATGAAAAAATCAGGACAGAtccaaataaaaaatcaaatggCAGTGGCGCTGAGAACTGTAAACTGCACAGAAGGAGATGACGGCGTTGCGAAGGAAGGAAGCACAATGAACAAAGGAAGCACAACGAACGAAGGAAGTTGACGGTGGCTACGGAGAAGATGACGACGAGTGCAAAACGGATGAAGGGACACGATTATTATTGCGTCGCTCTGACTTTGTCCACCGACGGAGAGTGAAGACCAACTAGAGGCGGCCACAATGGGGAAATGGAGAAGCGATCTCGCTAGTGAGAGTGAGACCGGCGGCTGACGACTATGAGGGTGGCAGATTGGCGGTAACCAATGAGGGTTGGGAGAATAGGCAAAGATGAGAcatgagaagagagaggagagtgaGAGATAGACTGATGGGGAATAGGGATTATGGAGAGAAAATTAGGGtttcttaaattatatatataagggCTATTTTAGTAATCACATACTAACGGGGATTATATGGATACCCACGAGGCAGAGAtctctgataaaccccatttttagggtttatcttgtatagattttgagggttttatcaatgatcctacgcacttattcatatgaaaatgCATGATCTTGTATTCCTTTCCCaattttgcctcatggatgaaaacatgcttcatttgcactaaattagatatatttttaaCCCTCCTTTAGtatcattcgataccgtgatccctgtgttaagtggtttcagagtttatagggcaaggaTAACTTGGAGGGGAGAATGGGAGCATGCATATAGAAAAGGAGCATGGAAAAATTGAGCTTTGGAAATTTCAGCAGCGGCACgcgcgcgcacatggcgcgtccgcgcagATTCGAGCCGCTAGGAGCCAAAGCCAGGAGCCAAGCTATGAGCTGGCGTATTTAGTGGCTAGACTATGATCCTCATGGATGCGCCCGCGCGCGTTACGCTTGCATGCGGATTGCGATTACCCCagtggcgcgtgcgcgtactgtgcgcgtacgcgcgataGTCGCACATGATTTTTTAAGAAAGCACGTGACTAGAGTCTGGAGGCAGTTAGAGACCCTGTTTTGGGGTAGAGCTTTGGC includes:
- the LOC140175093 gene encoding uncharacterized protein, which gives rise to MGHSSHSKFCDLLSGLEIYQLFALVENPQANGQANVTNKIILKGLKKRLDDSLSSWAYQLWSILWSYCITIQSITGETLFKLSYGEEAVISVKNEKPSPRLLLESTEHHENLDLVDEVKVAANLAEQELKQKVTKRYNTKVRPRSFRAGDLVLKQAGVGTSESQGMLAPTWK